A genomic segment from Deltaproteobacteria bacterium encodes:
- a CDS encoding branched-chain amino acid ABC transporter permease — translation MEYYLQLVLNGLVVGSIYSLVALGFVIIYKATKVVNFAQGELVMVGAYVCFSLTVQAGIPFLASFMMTLAFSVVLGLAIERLFLRPMIGEPIISVIMVTIGLSTVLKALVQLFWGTQIRVYPQLLPQDPVFVAGLPIAPVYIAAFVLSILLFVVFSLFFKYSRHGLAMRATAFDQQAAASMGIGIKNIFALSWCIATVVSAIGGVILGNINGINSQLGQLGLKVFPAVILGGLDSLLGAAVGGLAIGVLENVCDGAAMQLLDLSGFKDVAAYVFLVLILMIKPYGLFGTKEIERV, via the coding sequence ATGGAATACTATCTGCAACTCGTGCTGAACGGCCTAGTGGTCGGGAGCATCTACTCCCTGGTGGCCCTGGGCTTCGTCATCATCTACAAGGCCACCAAGGTGGTCAATTTTGCCCAGGGCGAACTGGTCATGGTCGGGGCCTACGTCTGCTTTTCCCTGACGGTTCAGGCCGGAATCCCCTTCCTGGCATCCTTCATGATGACCCTGGCCTTTTCGGTGGTCCTGGGCCTGGCCATCGAGCGGCTTTTCCTGCGGCCCATGATTGGGGAACCCATCATCAGCGTGATCATGGTCACCATTGGCCTGTCCACGGTCTTGAAGGCCCTGGTCCAGCTCTTCTGGGGAACCCAGATCCGGGTCTATCCCCAGCTTCTGCCCCAGGATCCAGTATTCGTGGCCGGGCTGCCCATCGCCCCGGTCTACATCGCGGCCTTTGTCCTCTCCATTCTTTTGTTCGTGGTCTTCTCCCTGTTCTTTAAGTATTCCCGCCACGGCCTGGCCATGCGGGCCACGGCGTTTGACCAGCAGGCCGCGGCCAGCATGGGCATCGGCATCAAGAACATCTTTGCCTTATCCTGGTGCATCGCCACGGTGGTCTCGGCCATCGGGGGTGTCATCCTGGGAAACATCAACGGCATTAACTCCCAGCTGGGCCAGCTGGGGCTCAAAGTTTTTCCGGCCGTCATTCTCGGGGGCCTGGACAGCCTGCTGGGGGCGGCCGTGGGCGGGCTGGCCATTGGAGTTCTGGAGAATGTCTGCGACGGTGCGGCCATGCAGCTTTTGGATCTCTCCGGGTTCAAGGACGTGGCCGCCTACGTTTTTCTGGTCCTGATCCTGATGATCAAACCCTATGGTCTGTTTGGGACCAAGGAAATCGAGCGGGTCTGA